One genomic region from Drosophila busckii strain San Diego stock center, stock number 13000-0081.31 chromosome 3R, ASM1175060v1, whole genome shotgun sequence encodes:
- the LOC108602887 gene encoding golgin subfamily A member 4 isoform X1, whose protein sequence is MADNHIKTTSSKIFNERSAHILTTHNGVVRKMDSKPKQSFQHATEDWQTLVLAKNKLKRKKKLSASLTSVGDAVNQEKRTRIEGIQLNLKSKYKDNNVANTPTNTRPQPTKVERTVIIGGVNVQTAAPPQRFKRKLQENLDTIQKLNALAEQLRLEVNELKSSLLTERGAVRSLRAQNEADSRKWRVEVKKLQQALETNKKLNANSLKRSNELTLESSSSHVATDGLNNYEIQRLTNEITLLKEANKAKEEKSQIIGQADRRKAADMRQLKTAYENRLTQIQKSAKIEITRLLEELKTKERNIGQLKKDLLTLQHGKRQTTEAKTKPKTNELSQKLKKPTTNTTTKAIAPVITIATKAEIETNTPHPAQVTNEITQLKNIELINNKKYVHKSQTTTATKAKQTEEEAAMTGDTTATWMGTLLNTTTAAAAAKSSNREYRTKDANSDTDSALSSAPPSISPQPPSSGADSGVMWQALQDLDKLQKEVEIYHKENQRLQTEVQLLKQELQTAEKAAMCSSSNNNTHINELQQRIKELEEQQLQLSTESDELREQNELLEFRILELEDDKMDGSCEDQCQRLQSFLRKSSPLELEDKEKRCLQQLLQCVQQLDLDAMAAEQDSSSSSSWQASTPKSEPRTRHSRIVATVQPYNNSATPSAPTTPSKANAAAAAAAAAAAWQSSSLSESGVFVECDSAAQLSEAIAIAHPHLQYYQQRLEQLESKLLVYESSGETQAKHLAQRLQRELQLSKQVKELAERVELLLEQNALLDEAKCEFEEAENDTRLHLQCNEQELEILRQRNVELEFSKEALGAKYRDCRAECLILREDLCAAETQLEHLQVERKRAKQQLESLRRSLPLLLICRLFALASHMGNQESAPERTAAGYNPPNCVCAPNSNNNNNNVGALEDPGAAREINYLKDEVKNLRCSLKELNTRHYEAMETADSHWLELEQQYKEREEAYRIKEVCLKQKINKLQDCLREDSRAAAEKIQQLEEAEQGLKTCLVRITKEHRDLMEQHRALENQLDCRTEQDQLQQQQQLPLTQELENEKRRSKALMDDLKYAKKLQQNTEEQLKTETDNMRQQIFSLRKEFLHTDVTNGELKEEVRTLECKIGEMEAQLKLAVERACCLEDELRTKDEQCQRMERKLGVCPEGFSLADELYDNPAKRARREECADLEAASQGLGCALRDAERRERELPTHKDFQTIACSVKQLADHILSAQQTSEVSECECPNPDPQQIGETGCGQSTTCSAAPATAEHTERTSGGGLPSEQQQQLEELHLAEDAASCSSERQAAGGEMTAPLSERSVEQQQLLLCRRRRQCRRFNARRLHRCRVRRSGAGSRPSQLQRSDSLCSFHSAASVHTLHTDLSGATLHSQRAQIVEPQWERAATHGLAQTEPTNCLSLGLQVCPETCDAALQAQCETQECGVQADNVGVEQRLMLMPARTRAFLELLQASISDLSQFDMDEFRARVLQLWEGSEEFREHIELLQELCVETNQPPGHGQQLESYDAFVAVLGCVRALKFALKPSKSPVLEQLEERINERLISYHNQKVESEFYCTIYYPVERRNALQLSDTA, encoded by the exons ATGGCTGATAATCATATAAAAACGACCTCTAGCAAGATTTTCAATGAGAGAAGCGCACACATACTAACAACTCATAATGGAGTAGTGCGTAAAATGGACTCCAAGCCCAAACAGAGCTTCCAGCATGCTACAGAAGATTGGCAGACGCTAGTGCTGGCCAAGAATAAATTGAAACGTAAAAAGAAACTGAGCGCATCGCTCACATCCGTTGGCGATGCTGTAAACCAAGAGAAGCGCACACGCATCGAGGGCATACAGCTAAACCTGAAGTCCAAATACAAGGACAATAATGTGGCCAACACGCCCACAAACACACGCCCACAACCCACTAAAGTTGAGCGCACTGTTATAATTGGCGGCGTCAATGTGCAAACGGCGGCGCCGCCGCAGCGCTTCAAGCGCAAGCTGCAAGAGAATCTCGATACCATACAAAAGCTAAATGCGCTGGCCGAGCAGCTGCGTCTGGAGGTGAACGAG ctTAAGTCAAGTTTGCTAACAGAACGTGGCGCAGTGCGCAGCCTAAG AGCGCAAAATGAAGCAGACAGTCGCAAGTGGCGCGTTGAAGTTAAGAAGCTGCAACAGGCGCtggaaacaaataaaaaattaaatgcaaatagctTGAAGCGCAGCAACGAGCTGACGCTGGAGTCGAGCAGCAGCCATGTGGCCACAGATGGCCTCAACAACTATGAAATCCAAAGACTGACAAATGAAATTACGCTGCTAAAGGAAGCCAACAAAGCCAAGGAGGAGAAAAGTCAG ATCATTGGGCAGGCTGACAGACGTAAAGCAGCCGATATGCGCCAATTGAAAACTGCATATGAAAACCGATTGACTCAGATACAAAAATCAGccaaaattgaaataacaCGTTTG CTAGAGGAACTTAAAACCAAAGAACGTAATATAGGACAACTGAAAAAGGATTTGCTGACATTGCAGCATGGCAAGAGGCAAACTACTGAAGCCAAAACGAAACCCAAAACGAACGAATTGAGCCAAAAGCTCAAGAAGCCAACAAcgaatacaacaacaaaagcaatagcaCCAGttataacaatagcaactaAAGCTGAAATCGAAACAAATACCCCACACCCGGCTCAAGTTACAAATGAG atAACCCAACTCAAGAATATTGAGCTAATCAACAATAAGAAGTATGTGCATAAatcacaaacaacaacagcaacaaaagcaaagcaaacagaagaagaagcagccaTGACTGGagacacaacagcaacatggaTGGGCACGCTGCTGAAtacgacgacagcagcagcagcagccaagtccAGCAATCGCGAATACAGAACAAAG GATGCGAATTCGGATACGGACTCCGCGTTGTCATCGGCACCACCGTCAATTAGTCCACAGCCACCGTCTAGTGGCGCCGACAGCGGCGTCATGTGGCAAGCA CTGCAGGATTTGGATAAACTGCAAAAGGAAGTGGAAATCTATCATAAGGAAAATCAGCGGCTGCAAACAGAAGTGCAGCTGTTGAAACAGGAACTGCAGACTGCTGAAAAGGCCGCCAtgtgtagcagcagcaacaacaacacacatatcaatgagctgcagcagcgcatcaaggagctggaggagcagcagctgcagctcagcacTGAGTCCGACGAGCTGCGCGAACAGAATGAACTGCTCGAGTTTCGCATACTCGAGCTCGAAGACGATAAG ATGGATGGCAGCTGTGAGGATCAGTGCCAGCGCCTGCAAAGCTTTTTACGCAAATCGTCGCCACTGGAGCTGGAGGATAAGGAGAAGCGCtgcttgcagcaattgctgcagtgCGTGCAGCAGTTGGACTTGGATGCCATGGCCGCCGAgcaggacagcagcagcagcagcagctggcaggcGTCAACG CCCAAGTCAGAGCCACGCACCAGACACAGTCGCATCGTAGCCACAGTGCAGCCGTACAACAacagtgccacgcccagtgCGCCCACAACGCCCAGCAAAGcgaacgcagcagcagcagcagcagcagcagcagcagcttggcaaagcagcagcctcagcgAAAGCGGCGTCTTTGTCGAGTGCGACTCAGCAGCACAGCTAAGCGAAGCGATCGCGATCGCTCATCCGCATTTGCAGTACTATCAGCAGCGCCTGGAGCAGCTGGAGAGCAAGTTGCTGGTGTATGAAAGCAGCGGCGAGACGCAAGCGAAGCATTTGGCGCAGCGCCTGCAACGCGAATTGCAGCTGAGCAAACAGGTTAAGGAGCTAGCGGAGCgcgtggagctgctgctggaacaGAACGCGCTGCTGGACGAGGCCAAGTGCGAGTTCGAGGAGGCGGAGAACGATACGCGGCTGCATTTGCAGTGCAACGAGCAGGAGCTGGAAATTCTGCGTCAGCGCAACGTTGAGTTGGAGTTCAGCAAGGAGGCGCTGGGTGCCAAGTACCGCGACTGCCGCGCCGAGTGTTTGATACTGCGCGAGGATCTCTGCGCCGCTGAGACGCAGCTGGAGCATTTGCAAGTGGAGCGCAAAcgtgccaagcagcagctcgagaGTCTGCGTCgttcgctgccgctgctgctcatcTGTCGTCTGTTTGCTCTGGCCAGTCACATGGGCAATCAAGAGTCTGCGCCCGAGCGCACAGCAGCGGGCTACAATCCGCCCAACTGCGTTTGTGcacccaacagcaacaacaacaacaataatgtgGGGGCGTTGGAGGATCCTGGCGCAGCGCGTGAGATTAACTATTTGAAAGATGAGGTAAAGAATCTGCGCTGCTCACTCAAAGAATTAAATACGCGCCACTATGAAGCTATGGAAACCGCCGATTCGCAttggctggagctggagcagcagtaCAAGGAGCGCGAGGAAGCGTATCGCATCAAGGAGGTTTGCCTCAAGCAAAAGATTAACAAGCTGCAGGATTGTTTGCGTGAGGATtcgcgtgctgctgctgaaaagATACAACAGCTCGAGGAGGCGGAGCAGGGCTTGAAGACCTGCCTGGTGCGCATCACCAAGGAGCATCGCGATCTTATGGAGCAGCATCGTGCGCTGGAGAATCAGCTGGATTGCCGCACCGAACAggatcagctgcagcagcagcagcagctgccgcttaCCCAAGAGCTGGAGAATGAGAAGCGACGCAGCAAGGCGCTGATGGATGACCTCAAGTATGCCAAGAAGCTGCAGCAGAACACCGAGGAGCAGCTCAAGACCGAAACCGACAACATGCGCCAGCAAATCTTCAGTTTGCGCAAGGAGTTTCTGCACACAGATGTGACCAATGGCGAGCTGAAGGAGGAAGTGCGCACGCTGGAGTGCAAAATTGGGGAAATGGAGGCGCAGCTTAAGTTGGCAGTGGAGCGCGCCTGCTGCCTGGAGGATGAGCTGCGCACCAAGGACGAGCAGTGCCAGCGCATGGAGCGCAAGTTGGGCGTGTGCCCCGAGGGCTTCAGTCTGGCCGACGAGCTGTACGATAATCCCGCCAAGCGCGCACGCCGCGAAGAGTGCGCCGATCTAGAGGCAGCGAGCCAAGGACTCGGCTGTGCGCTGCGCGATGCGGAG CGCCGCGAGCGTGAGCTGCCCACGCACAAGGACTTCCAGACCATCGCCTGCAGTGTTAAGCAGCTGGCGGATCACATACTGAGCGCTCAGCAAACATCCGAGGTGAGTGAGTGTGAATGCCCCAATCCAGATCCGCAGCAAATAGGTGAAACAGGCTGTGGCCAGAGCACAACTTGCAGTGCGGCGCCAGCGACTGCGGAGCACACAGAGCGCACTTCGGGCGGCGGTTTGccaagcgagcagcagcagcagctggaggagctgCACTTGGCAGAGGATgcagccagctgcagcagtgaGCGGCAAGCGGCAGGCGGCGAGATGACAGCGCCGCTAAGCGAACGCAgcgtggagcagcagcagctgttgctgtgtcgtcgccgtcgccagTGCAGACGCTTCAATGCGCGTCGACTGCATCGCTGTCGCGTGCGTCGCAGCGGCGCTGGCAGTCGCCcgtcgcagctgcagcgcagcgaTTCGCTCTGCAGCTTTCATTCGGCCGCTTCGGTGCATACGCTGCACACGGATCTCTCTGGAGCGACGCTGCATTCGCAGCGCGCGCAGATTGTGGAGCCGCAGTGGGAGCGCGCGGCGACGCATGGACTGGCGCAAACGGAGCCCACAAACTGCCTCAGTCTGGGGCTGCAGGTGTGCCCCGAGACTTGTGATGCGGCGCTGCAGGCGCAGTGCGAGACGCAGGAGTGCGGCGTGCAGGCGGACAATGTGGGCGTGGAGCAGCGTTTGATGCTAATGCCGGCGCGCACGCGCGCATttctggagctgctgcaggcgaGCATCAGCGATCTGAGCCAGTTCGATATGGATGAGTTTAGAGCGCGCGTGCTGCAGCTTTGGGAGGGCAGCGAGGAGTTTCGCGAGcacattgagctgctgcaggagCTGTGCGTGGAAACGAATCAGCCGCCTGGGCACGGGCAGCAGCTGGAGAGCTACGACGCGTTCGTTGCTGTGCTGGGCTGTGTGCGTGCGCTGAAGTTTGCGCTCAAGCCGAGCAAGTCGCCggtgctggagcagctggaggagcGCATCAATGAGCGGCTCATCAGCTATCACAATCAAAAGGTCGAGTCGGAATTCTACTGCACCATCTACTATCCCGTGGAGCGACgcaatgcgctgcagctgagcgATACCGCCTGA
- the LOC108602887 gene encoding CAP-Gly domain-containing linker protein 1 isoform X3, translating into MADNHIKTTSSKIFNERSAHILTTHNGVVRKMDSKPKQSFQHATEDWQTLVLAKNKLKRKKKLSASLTSVGDAVNQEKRTRIEGIQLNLKSKYKDNNVANTPTNTRPQPTKVERTVIIGGVNVQTAAPPQRFKRKLQENLDTIQKLNALAEQLRLEVNELKSSLLTERGAVRSLRAQNEADSRKWRVEVKKLQQALETNKKLNANSLKRSNELTLESSSSHVATDGLNNYEIQRLTNEITLLKEANKAKEEKSQLEELKTKERNIGQLKKDLLTLQHGKRQTTEAKTKPKTNELSQKLKKPTTNTTTKAIAPVITIATKAEIETNTPHPAQVTNEITQLKNIELINNKKYVHKSQTTTATKAKQTEEEAAMTGDTTATWMGTLLNTTTAAAAAKSSNREYRTKDANSDTDSALSSAPPSISPQPPSSGADSGVMWQALQDLDKLQKEVEIYHKENQRLQTEVQLLKQELQTAEKAAMCSSSNNNTHINELQQRIKELEEQQLQLSTESDELREQNELLEFRILELEDDKMDGSCEDQCQRLQSFLRKSSPLELEDKEKRCLQQLLQCVQQLDLDAMAAEQDSSSSSSWQASTPKSEPRTRHSRIVATVQPYNNSATPSAPTTPSKANAAAAAAAAAAAWQSSSLSESGVFVECDSAAQLSEAIAIAHPHLQYYQQRLEQLESKLLVYESSGETQAKHLAQRLQRELQLSKQVKELAERVELLLEQNALLDEAKCEFEEAENDTRLHLQCNEQELEILRQRNVELEFSKEALGAKYRDCRAECLILREDLCAAETQLEHLQVERKRAKQQLESLRRSLPLLLICRLFALASHMGNQESAPERTAAGYNPPNCVCAPNSNNNNNNVGALEDPGAAREINYLKDEVKNLRCSLKELNTRHYEAMETADSHWLELEQQYKEREEAYRIKEVCLKQKINKLQDCLREDSRAAAEKIQQLEEAEQGLKTCLVRITKEHRDLMEQHRALENQLDCRTEQDQLQQQQQLPLTQELENEKRRSKALMDDLKYAKKLQQNTEEQLKTETDNMRQQIFSLRKEFLHTDVTNGELKEEVRTLECKIGEMEAQLKLAVERACCLEDELRTKDEQCQRMERKLGVCPEGFSLADELYDNPAKRARREECADLEAASQGLGCALRDAERRERELPTHKDFQTIACSVKQLADHILSAQQTSEVSECECPNPDPQQIGETGCGQSTTCSAAPATAEHTERTSGGGLPSEQQQQLEELHLAEDAASCSSERQAAGGEMTAPLSERSVEQQQLLLCRRRRQCRRFNARRLHRCRVRRSGAGSRPSQLQRSDSLCSFHSAASVHTLHTDLSGATLHSQRAQIVEPQWERAATHGLAQTEPTNCLSLGLQVCPETCDAALQAQCETQECGVQADNVGVEQRLMLMPARTRAFLELLQASISDLSQFDMDEFRARVLQLWEGSEEFREHIELLQELCVETNQPPGHGQQLESYDAFVAVLGCVRALKFALKPSKSPVLEQLEERINERLISYHNQKVESEFYCTIYYPVERRNALQLSDTA; encoded by the exons ATGGCTGATAATCATATAAAAACGACCTCTAGCAAGATTTTCAATGAGAGAAGCGCACACATACTAACAACTCATAATGGAGTAGTGCGTAAAATGGACTCCAAGCCCAAACAGAGCTTCCAGCATGCTACAGAAGATTGGCAGACGCTAGTGCTGGCCAAGAATAAATTGAAACGTAAAAAGAAACTGAGCGCATCGCTCACATCCGTTGGCGATGCTGTAAACCAAGAGAAGCGCACACGCATCGAGGGCATACAGCTAAACCTGAAGTCCAAATACAAGGACAATAATGTGGCCAACACGCCCACAAACACACGCCCACAACCCACTAAAGTTGAGCGCACTGTTATAATTGGCGGCGTCAATGTGCAAACGGCGGCGCCGCCGCAGCGCTTCAAGCGCAAGCTGCAAGAGAATCTCGATACCATACAAAAGCTAAATGCGCTGGCCGAGCAGCTGCGTCTGGAGGTGAACGAG ctTAAGTCAAGTTTGCTAACAGAACGTGGCGCAGTGCGCAGCCTAAG AGCGCAAAATGAAGCAGACAGTCGCAAGTGGCGCGTTGAAGTTAAGAAGCTGCAACAGGCGCtggaaacaaataaaaaattaaatgcaaatagctTGAAGCGCAGCAACGAGCTGACGCTGGAGTCGAGCAGCAGCCATGTGGCCACAGATGGCCTCAACAACTATGAAATCCAAAGACTGACAAATGAAATTACGCTGCTAAAGGAAGCCAACAAAGCCAAGGAGGAGAAAAGTCAG CTAGAGGAACTTAAAACCAAAGAACGTAATATAGGACAACTGAAAAAGGATTTGCTGACATTGCAGCATGGCAAGAGGCAAACTACTGAAGCCAAAACGAAACCCAAAACGAACGAATTGAGCCAAAAGCTCAAGAAGCCAACAAcgaatacaacaacaaaagcaatagcaCCAGttataacaatagcaactaAAGCTGAAATCGAAACAAATACCCCACACCCGGCTCAAGTTACAAATGAG atAACCCAACTCAAGAATATTGAGCTAATCAACAATAAGAAGTATGTGCATAAatcacaaacaacaacagcaacaaaagcaaagcaaacagaagaagaagcagccaTGACTGGagacacaacagcaacatggaTGGGCACGCTGCTGAAtacgacgacagcagcagcagcagccaagtccAGCAATCGCGAATACAGAACAAAG GATGCGAATTCGGATACGGACTCCGCGTTGTCATCGGCACCACCGTCAATTAGTCCACAGCCACCGTCTAGTGGCGCCGACAGCGGCGTCATGTGGCAAGCA CTGCAGGATTTGGATAAACTGCAAAAGGAAGTGGAAATCTATCATAAGGAAAATCAGCGGCTGCAAACAGAAGTGCAGCTGTTGAAACAGGAACTGCAGACTGCTGAAAAGGCCGCCAtgtgtagcagcagcaacaacaacacacatatcaatgagctgcagcagcgcatcaaggagctggaggagcagcagctgcagctcagcacTGAGTCCGACGAGCTGCGCGAACAGAATGAACTGCTCGAGTTTCGCATACTCGAGCTCGAAGACGATAAG ATGGATGGCAGCTGTGAGGATCAGTGCCAGCGCCTGCAAAGCTTTTTACGCAAATCGTCGCCACTGGAGCTGGAGGATAAGGAGAAGCGCtgcttgcagcaattgctgcagtgCGTGCAGCAGTTGGACTTGGATGCCATGGCCGCCGAgcaggacagcagcagcagcagcagctggcaggcGTCAACG CCCAAGTCAGAGCCACGCACCAGACACAGTCGCATCGTAGCCACAGTGCAGCCGTACAACAacagtgccacgcccagtgCGCCCACAACGCCCAGCAAAGcgaacgcagcagcagcagcagcagcagcagcagcagcttggcaaagcagcagcctcagcgAAAGCGGCGTCTTTGTCGAGTGCGACTCAGCAGCACAGCTAAGCGAAGCGATCGCGATCGCTCATCCGCATTTGCAGTACTATCAGCAGCGCCTGGAGCAGCTGGAGAGCAAGTTGCTGGTGTATGAAAGCAGCGGCGAGACGCAAGCGAAGCATTTGGCGCAGCGCCTGCAACGCGAATTGCAGCTGAGCAAACAGGTTAAGGAGCTAGCGGAGCgcgtggagctgctgctggaacaGAACGCGCTGCTGGACGAGGCCAAGTGCGAGTTCGAGGAGGCGGAGAACGATACGCGGCTGCATTTGCAGTGCAACGAGCAGGAGCTGGAAATTCTGCGTCAGCGCAACGTTGAGTTGGAGTTCAGCAAGGAGGCGCTGGGTGCCAAGTACCGCGACTGCCGCGCCGAGTGTTTGATACTGCGCGAGGATCTCTGCGCCGCTGAGACGCAGCTGGAGCATTTGCAAGTGGAGCGCAAAcgtgccaagcagcagctcgagaGTCTGCGTCgttcgctgccgctgctgctcatcTGTCGTCTGTTTGCTCTGGCCAGTCACATGGGCAATCAAGAGTCTGCGCCCGAGCGCACAGCAGCGGGCTACAATCCGCCCAACTGCGTTTGTGcacccaacagcaacaacaacaacaataatgtgGGGGCGTTGGAGGATCCTGGCGCAGCGCGTGAGATTAACTATTTGAAAGATGAGGTAAAGAATCTGCGCTGCTCACTCAAAGAATTAAATACGCGCCACTATGAAGCTATGGAAACCGCCGATTCGCAttggctggagctggagcagcagtaCAAGGAGCGCGAGGAAGCGTATCGCATCAAGGAGGTTTGCCTCAAGCAAAAGATTAACAAGCTGCAGGATTGTTTGCGTGAGGATtcgcgtgctgctgctgaaaagATACAACAGCTCGAGGAGGCGGAGCAGGGCTTGAAGACCTGCCTGGTGCGCATCACCAAGGAGCATCGCGATCTTATGGAGCAGCATCGTGCGCTGGAGAATCAGCTGGATTGCCGCACCGAACAggatcagctgcagcagcagcagcagctgccgcttaCCCAAGAGCTGGAGAATGAGAAGCGACGCAGCAAGGCGCTGATGGATGACCTCAAGTATGCCAAGAAGCTGCAGCAGAACACCGAGGAGCAGCTCAAGACCGAAACCGACAACATGCGCCAGCAAATCTTCAGTTTGCGCAAGGAGTTTCTGCACACAGATGTGACCAATGGCGAGCTGAAGGAGGAAGTGCGCACGCTGGAGTGCAAAATTGGGGAAATGGAGGCGCAGCTTAAGTTGGCAGTGGAGCGCGCCTGCTGCCTGGAGGATGAGCTGCGCACCAAGGACGAGCAGTGCCAGCGCATGGAGCGCAAGTTGGGCGTGTGCCCCGAGGGCTTCAGTCTGGCCGACGAGCTGTACGATAATCCCGCCAAGCGCGCACGCCGCGAAGAGTGCGCCGATCTAGAGGCAGCGAGCCAAGGACTCGGCTGTGCGCTGCGCGATGCGGAG CGCCGCGAGCGTGAGCTGCCCACGCACAAGGACTTCCAGACCATCGCCTGCAGTGTTAAGCAGCTGGCGGATCACATACTGAGCGCTCAGCAAACATCCGAGGTGAGTGAGTGTGAATGCCCCAATCCAGATCCGCAGCAAATAGGTGAAACAGGCTGTGGCCAGAGCACAACTTGCAGTGCGGCGCCAGCGACTGCGGAGCACACAGAGCGCACTTCGGGCGGCGGTTTGccaagcgagcagcagcagcagctggaggagctgCACTTGGCAGAGGATgcagccagctgcagcagtgaGCGGCAAGCGGCAGGCGGCGAGATGACAGCGCCGCTAAGCGAACGCAgcgtggagcagcagcagctgttgctgtgtcgtcgccgtcgccagTGCAGACGCTTCAATGCGCGTCGACTGCATCGCTGTCGCGTGCGTCGCAGCGGCGCTGGCAGTCGCCcgtcgcagctgcagcgcagcgaTTCGCTCTGCAGCTTTCATTCGGCCGCTTCGGTGCATACGCTGCACACGGATCTCTCTGGAGCGACGCTGCATTCGCAGCGCGCGCAGATTGTGGAGCCGCAGTGGGAGCGCGCGGCGACGCATGGACTGGCGCAAACGGAGCCCACAAACTGCCTCAGTCTGGGGCTGCAGGTGTGCCCCGAGACTTGTGATGCGGCGCTGCAGGCGCAGTGCGAGACGCAGGAGTGCGGCGTGCAGGCGGACAATGTGGGCGTGGAGCAGCGTTTGATGCTAATGCCGGCGCGCACGCGCGCATttctggagctgctgcaggcgaGCATCAGCGATCTGAGCCAGTTCGATATGGATGAGTTTAGAGCGCGCGTGCTGCAGCTTTGGGAGGGCAGCGAGGAGTTTCGCGAGcacattgagctgctgcaggagCTGTGCGTGGAAACGAATCAGCCGCCTGGGCACGGGCAGCAGCTGGAGAGCTACGACGCGTTCGTTGCTGTGCTGGGCTGTGTGCGTGCGCTGAAGTTTGCGCTCAAGCCGAGCAAGTCGCCggtgctggagcagctggaggagcGCATCAATGAGCGGCTCATCAGCTATCACAATCAAAAGGTCGAGTCGGAATTCTACTGCACCATCTACTATCCCGTGGAGCGACgcaatgcgctgcagctgagcgATACCGCCTGA